DNA from Agarilytica rhodophyticola:
ATGTGCCTGGTGCTGTTGATGGCTGGTTCGAGTTGCACAAGCGTTTTGGCAAGCTCGACATGCAAAAAATCCTCTCACCCACAATCAAATATGCAGAGGATGGTTTTCCCGTGAGCGAGCTAATTGCCCATTACTGGAACTTGTCTGTGCCACGGCTGTCACCACAACCAGGCGCTTTTGTCGAACATTTTACGATTAATGGAAAAGCCCCTAAAAAAGGTGAAATGTTTCGTAATCCCGCGCTTGCTGATACTTATAAGTTAATTGCTCAAAATGGACGTGACGCCTTTTACAAAGGCAAGATAGCGCGAGCAATTGATCTCTTTATGAAGAAGAATGGCGGCTATTTGCGTTACGAAGATTTAGCTGAACATACCTCAGAATGGGTTGAGCCCTTAGGTGTTGAATATAAAGGACATACGCTGTGGGAATTACCCCCTAACGGACAGGGAATTGCCGCACTTCAAATGCTACAAATTTTAAAAAATTTTGATCTAGATGCAATGGGATTTAACAGTGTAGAGGCTCTGCATACTTTATTCGAAGCTAAGAAACTTGCGTTTGAGGATAGAGCACACTTTTATGCAGATTTGGCTTTTGGAAAACAGCCTATCCAGGGTTTGATATCTCAAAATTATGGCAAAGAAAGAGCAAAGCTTATTGGTGAACGCGCAGCTAAACGTGTTGATGCGGGTAATCCGGCACTATATGAAGGCGATACCATTTATCTGACCACGGCCGATGAAGAGGGCAATATGGTGTCTCTAATTCAAAGTAATTATCGTGGTATGGGATCAGGTGTTGTGGTTCCGGGTCTCGGTTTTGTTTTTCAGGATAGAGGCCAGCTTTTTTCTATGGATCGTAAACATGCTAATGTTTATGCGCCAGGAAAGCGACCTTTTCATACAATTATTCCCGCTTTTGTTACCAAAAATGGCGAGCCCTATATTAGTTTCGGTTTAATGGGGGGAGCAATGCAACCGCAAGGTCATGTGCAAATTTTAGTTAACATCGTAGATTTTGGTATGAACTTACAAGAGGCTGGAGACGCTCCGCGTTGGCAGCACTTTGGCTCTACCG
Protein-coding regions in this window:
- the ggt gene encoding gamma-glutamyltransferase, producing MKITSFLLALSLCQFVHAVDRVTGRVDATRSETIAPNAMAATSQPLATQIALDIMKSGGNAIDAAIAANAALGLMEPTGSGIGGDLFAIVWDAKSKKLYGLNASGRSPKGLSYNKLKKELKQLDREFLPPYGMLPINVPGAVDGWFELHKRFGKLDMQKILSPTIKYAEDGFPVSELIAHYWNLSVPRLSPQPGAFVEHFTINGKAPKKGEMFRNPALADTYKLIAQNGRDAFYKGKIARAIDLFMKKNGGYLRYEDLAEHTSEWVEPLGVEYKGHTLWELPPNGQGIAALQMLQILKNFDLDAMGFNSVEALHTLFEAKKLAFEDRAHFYADLAFGKQPIQGLISQNYGKERAKLIGERAAKRVDAGNPALYEGDTIYLTTADEEGNMVSLIQSNYRGMGSGVVVPGLGFVFQDRGQLFSMDRKHANVYAPGKRPFHTIIPAFVTKNGEPYISFGLMGGAMQPQGHVQILVNIVDFGMNLQEAGDAPRWQHFGSTEPTESSTSFLEDGGYVEVEDGVPYQTIRDLMQMGHKVRYGLGGYGGYQAIMRDSEQGVYYGASESRKDGMAAGY